One genomic window of Desulfovibrio subterraneus includes the following:
- a CDS encoding N-acetylneuraminate synthase family protein codes for MMKIGDHALSERVFIIAEIGNNHEGDYGRAVEMVHAAADAGADAVKFQTIVPERLVSATQTERIAQLGRFRFSHDQFAALAGVARGRGLEFLSTPFDVESAAFLDGLVPAFKIASSDNTFRPLLEFVASTGKPVLLSSGLCNAAELRETVQYMESCWNGAPAKERLVVLHCVSAYPTPPEQAGLGAIRGIAGLGVTPGYSDHTLGIEAAVLSVACGARVVEKHFTLDKNLSAFRDHQLSADPAELRTMVDRIRMAEQMLGVEEIVCTECEAANKVPLRRSIVAAADLAEGTVLGREHLDWTRPGGGLAPGMEHVLVGGRLKQALRHGEMVLPEHLVSG; via the coding sequence ATGATGAAAATCGGTGACCACGCCCTTTCTGAACGGGTGTTCATCATTGCCGAGATAGGCAACAACCACGAAGGCGACTACGGCCGCGCGGTGGAAATGGTGCATGCTGCGGCGGATGCCGGAGCGGATGCGGTGAAGTTTCAGACCATCGTTCCCGAGCGGCTGGTTTCCGCCACCCAGACGGAGCGCATTGCCCAGTTGGGCCGTTTCCGCTTCAGCCATGACCAGTTTGCAGCATTGGCCGGAGTGGCGCGCGGGCGTGGACTGGAATTCCTCTCCACCCCCTTTGATGTGGAGTCCGCAGCATTTCTCGACGGGCTGGTTCCGGCGTTCAAGATTGCCTCTTCAGATAACACCTTCCGGCCCCTGCTGGAATTTGTTGCTTCCACCGGCAAGCCGGTGCTGCTGTCTTCCGGCCTGTGCAACGCGGCAGAGCTGCGCGAGACGGTGCAGTATATGGAATCCTGCTGGAACGGAGCGCCCGCAAAGGAGCGGCTCGTGGTTCTGCACTGCGTGAGCGCCTATCCCACGCCACCTGAACAGGCCGGCCTTGGAGCCATACGGGGCATTGCAGGACTTGGCGTCACCCCCGGCTATTCAGACCATACCCTTGGCATAGAGGCCGCGGTTCTTTCTGTGGCTTGCGGTGCGCGGGTGGTGGAAAAGCACTTCACGCTGGACAAGAACCTGTCCGCATTCCGCGATCATCAGCTTTCCGCAGACCCTGCGGAACTGCGGACCATGGTGGACCGTATCCGCATGGCCGAGCAGATGCTCGGGGTTGAAGAGATCGTGTGCACCGAATGCGAGGCCGCAAACAAGGTACCCCTGCGGCGGTCCATCGTGGCTGCGGCGGACCTTGCCGAAGGAACTGTGCTCGGGCGCGAGCATCTGGACTGGACCCGTCCGGGCGGCGGCCTTGCACCAGGCATGGAGCATGTTCTTGTGGGCGGCAGGCTGAAGCAGGCTCTCAGACACGGCGAAATGGTTCTGCCTGAACACCTTGTTTCCGGTTAG
- a CDS encoding cytidylyltransferase domain-containing protein, translating to MHTGIIVQCRMSSSRFPGKVLHKVHGKPMLQYTLERLTRCCGGMLVVSTSDRAEDEAVVRFCESLEIPCHTGPLENVALRFARTVEHFGFDSFVRICGDSPLMDFRLVDRAMTIFEAGGVRMVSNVIRRTFPKGQSVEMLDAQFFLNHVDRMVSTAEQEHVTPYCYTHLPPSDIASFESGGEWGDVQQSVDTVDDMNSFGSLIAAMRRPHWEYGYADILAMQGYSVHA from the coding sequence GTGCACACCGGCATCATAGTTCAATGCAGGATGAGTTCCTCAAGGTTTCCCGGCAAGGTGCTGCACAAGGTGCACGGCAAGCCCATGCTGCAGTATACCCTTGAGCGCCTCACCCGTTGCTGCGGCGGAATGCTGGTGGTCTCCACCTCGGATCGTGCCGAAGATGAAGCCGTTGTGCGCTTTTGCGAATCGCTGGAAATTCCCTGTCATACAGGGCCGCTGGAAAACGTGGCATTGCGCTTTGCCCGCACCGTGGAACATTTCGGGTTCGACAGTTTTGTGCGGATATGCGGAGACAGTCCGCTCATGGACTTCCGGCTGGTAGACAGGGCCATGACCATATTCGAGGCCGGCGGCGTGCGTATGGTTTCCAACGTGATAAGGCGCACCTTCCCCAAGGGGCAGTCGGTTGAAATGCTTGATGCACAATTTTTTCTGAACCATGTGGACCGCATGGTGAGTACTGCCGAGCAGGAGCACGTTACGCCGTATTGCTACACCCATCTGCCGCCTTCGGATATTGCCTCCTTTGAATCGGGCGGCGAGTGGGGTGATGTGCAGCAGTCCGTGGATACCGTGGACGACATGAACAGTTTCGGCAGCCTGATCGCTGCCATGCGGCGGCCTCATTGGGAATACGGCTATGCGGATATTCTGGCCATGCAGGGATACTCGGTGCACGCATGA
- a CDS encoding Gfo/Idh/MocA family protein, with protein sequence MKTLGVGIIGLGIGRAHAAAFAANRHCELRVLCDFSAEKLQEAATAFPAARLTDDARSVLDDPAVDIVVVASHDDDHHRQVVAALEGGKHVLAEKPLCLHEAEARDIYAMLAKHPGLRLTSNLSLRTCPRFAVVRDRVRSGSMGQLYSMDGEYLWGRKHKLTNGWRTDMPFYSIIHGAAVHMVDLIMWIRGDRPVEVHAWGNRICTQDSALRANDFAVLTMRFDDGCIARVAANGGCVHPHFHALTVFGTDMTFRHTPGGAEWVMRRNGEEEAVPCTEAYPAREERPLLVDSFVQAIVAPGSPMLVGEADVFDVMSVCYAAEESMRTGRATTIRYFD encoded by the coding sequence ATGAAAACACTGGGTGTCGGCATAATCGGCCTGGGTATCGGCCGTGCGCACGCTGCGGCTTTTGCCGCCAACAGGCACTGCGAACTGCGGGTGCTGTGCGATTTTTCCGCAGAGAAACTGCAGGAAGCGGCAACGGCCTTTCCCGCTGCGCGTCTGACGGACGATGCCCGAAGCGTGCTGGATGATCCTGCCGTGGATATTGTGGTGGTCGCATCCCATGACGACGATCATCACAGGCAGGTCGTGGCCGCACTGGAAGGCGGAAAGCATGTGCTGGCCGAAAAGCCCCTCTGCCTGCACGAAGCCGAGGCCCGCGATATTTACGCCATGCTTGCCAAGCACCCCGGCCTGCGGCTGACATCCAACCTCAGCCTGCGCACCTGCCCCCGGTTTGCCGTGGTGCGCGACAGGGTGCGCTCCGGCAGCATGGGGCAGCTCTACAGCATGGACGGCGAATACCTTTGGGGCCGCAAGCATAAGCTGACCAACGGCTGGCGGACGGATATGCCCTTTTATTCCATCATCCACGGGGCAGCCGTGCATATGGTTGACCTTATTATGTGGATTCGGGGTGACAGGCCGGTCGAGGTACATGCGTGGGGCAACCGCATCTGTACGCAGGACAGCGCCCTTCGTGCCAACGATTTTGCCGTTCTGACCATGCGTTTTGACGATGGCTGCATCGCCCGTGTTGCCGCAAACGGGGGCTGTGTGCATCCGCATTTTCATGCCCTGACGGTGTTCGGAACGGATATGACGTTCCGGCATACCCCCGGCGGAGCCGAATGGGTGATGCGCAGGAACGGGGAAGAAGAGGCTGTTCCCTGCACGGAGGCATATCCCGCGCGGGAGGAAAGGCCGCTGCTGGTAGACAGCTTTGTGCAGGCAATTGTTGCTCCGGGCTCCCCCATGCTGGTCGGCGAGGCCGATGTTTTTGATGTTATGTCGGTATGCTACGCAGCGGAAGAATCCATGCGGACCGGGCGTGCCACGACCATTCGATATTTTGATTGA
- a CDS encoding acylneuraminate cytidylyltransferase family protein, with the protein MHQKAKVLAVIPARGGSKGLPGKNIRELCGLPLIGYSIRVALSARNIDRVIVSTDSEEIAAVARSLGAEVPFLRPPSLAGDASLISEAVFHVLDALREEGYHPDAVVELYPTHPFRTVPLVDELAVKLCEGYSPVNTVRRIVHDPLSVMLRRADGTVFPVQKTSEAPEEARRHYYRKYGLFAGRNRTSVDNPYFKVVNDPVSLIDIDTLSDFRLAEHVIGNGLFDFQLDPEIS; encoded by the coding sequence ATGCATCAGAAAGCCAAGGTGCTTGCCGTCATTCCGGCCCGTGGCGGCTCAAAGGGGCTGCCCGGCAAGAACATCAGGGAACTGTGCGGATTGCCGCTCATCGGCTATTCCATCCGCGTGGCCCTGAGTGCCCGTAATATCGACCGCGTCATCGTTTCCACAGACAGCGAGGAAATTGCCGCAGTGGCGCGCAGCCTCGGTGCTGAGGTGCCCTTTTTGCGGCCGCCTTCTCTTGCAGGCGATGCATCGCTGATAAGCGAGGCGGTCTTTCATGTTCTCGATGCCCTGCGCGAAGAGGGCTATCATCCCGATGCCGTGGTGGAACTCTATCCCACCCATCCCTTCAGAACGGTCCCCCTTGTGGATGAACTGGCAGTAAAGCTGTGCGAGGGCTATTCCCCGGTCAATACCGTGCGCCGCATTGTGCATGATCCGCTTTCCGTGATGCTGCGGCGTGCGGATGGAACGGTGTTTCCCGTCCAGAAGACTTCCGAGGCGCCGGAGGAGGCACGCAGGCATTACTACAGAAAATATGGGTTGTTTGCGGGGCGCAATCGTACTTCGGTGGACAATCCCTATTTCAAGGTGGTCAACGATCCGGTTTCTCTCATCGACATCGATACCCTGAGCGACTTCCGGCTCGCCGAACATGTTATCGGCAACGGATTGTTCGATTTTCAACTTGATCCGGAGATCTCATGA
- a CDS encoding GNAT family N-acetyltransferase produces MQDVAGSGVSVARDAWMSGMLGVPSYCVKLATDDGSACSLCAQDVQAALHPHMAGGMFAYVKVAPQAVGSIHALEGAGFRLVDTNVAFTRPAGAMLPLAGGDLNGIRFARPASPDDAEAVAHVARTSFRYSRFHLDPAIPQAVACELKAVWAGNYFCGKRGDAMVVCEDADGIAGFLQLLVTPEALVIDLIAVAERARRSGRASAMIAFALHNMEPRAEMRVGTQVVNTASMRLYEGLGFRVSGAQYVMHYHAEKE; encoded by the coding sequence ATGCAGGATGTCGCCGGTTCCGGAGTGAGCGTCGCACGCGATGCGTGGATGTCCGGCATGCTGGGCGTTCCCTCGTACTGCGTGAAGCTGGCCACTGATGACGGGAGTGCCTGTTCCCTGTGCGCGCAGGATGTTCAGGCTGCCCTGCACCCTCACATGGCGGGCGGCATGTTCGCCTATGTGAAGGTGGCACCGCAGGCGGTGGGGAGCATCCACGCCCTTGAAGGGGCGGGCTTCCGGCTTGTGGATACCAACGTGGCGTTCACAAGACCGGCCGGTGCCATGCTGCCGCTTGCGGGCGGCGATCTGAACGGCATACGGTTTGCCCGTCCTGCATCTCCGGACGATGCAGAGGCCGTGGCGCATGTGGCGCGGACAAGTTTCAGGTATTCGCGCTTTCATCTTGATCCGGCCATTCCGCAGGCTGTGGCCTGTGAGCTGAAAGCCGTCTGGGCGGGCAACTATTTCTGCGGCAAACGCGGCGATGCCATGGTGGTGTGCGAAGATGCAGACGGCATAGCCGGTTTTCTGCAATTGCTGGTCACGCCTGAGGCTCTGGTCATTGACCTGATTGCCGTGGCCGAACGCGCCCGTCGCAGCGGACGCGCCTCTGCCATGATTGCGTTTGCCCTGCACAATATGGAACCCCGCGCCGAGATGCGCGTGGGGACGCAGGTGGTCAACACGGCATCCATGCGCCTGTATGAAGGTCTCGGGTTCCGGGTCAGCGGGGCGCAGTACGTCATGCATTACCATGCGGAGAAAGAATGA
- a CDS encoding class I SAM-dependent methyltransferase, producing the protein MSKDISQFYDAVSGDYHLQYEEAHLRDTTRKYPANYFRLQMIVDSFSRKGIRRVVEVGVGEGTPLAKMAEAGMEVCGFDISSEMVRRSRETMQKHGLDPDCVFLADVQDRQSYARLLEGEPFDGLMAMGVMPHVEDERAVLRNMRDMVKPGGSVFIEFRNELFSLFTQNRYTHDFICNRLLEGVDDSLRNAVSAELQQRVRMDMPPVRATVEGKAPGYDAILSKFHNPFEVPELFAQEGFSDIRLLWYHYHPAFPWLEGRDKQTFREEAIRLEGEPSGWKGYFLCSAFVVEAVRCPSRSGDSA; encoded by the coding sequence ATGTCCAAAGACATATCCCAATTCTACGATGCGGTTTCCGGTGACTATCACTTGCAGTATGAAGAAGCCCATCTTCGCGATACCACACGCAAATATCCGGCCAACTATTTCCGGCTGCAGATGATCGTCGACTCCTTCTCCCGCAAGGGCATCAGAAGAGTGGTGGAAGTGGGCGTGGGCGAAGGCACACCGCTGGCCAAAATGGCCGAGGCGGGGATGGAGGTCTGCGGGTTCGACATCTCGTCCGAGATGGTGCGCCGCAGCCGTGAAACCATGCAAAAACATGGTCTCGACCCCGATTGCGTCTTCCTTGCCGATGTGCAGGACCGGCAGTCCTATGCCCGCCTGCTGGAAGGCGAGCCCTTTGACGGGCTCATGGCCATGGGGGTCATGCCCCATGTGGAGGATGAACGCGCCGTGCTGCGCAACATGCGCGACATGGTCAAACCGGGCGGTTCGGTGTTCATCGAGTTCCGCAACGAGCTGTTCTCGCTGTTTACCCAGAACCGCTACACGCACGACTTCATCTGCAACCGCCTGCTGGAAGGCGTGGATGATTCCCTGCGCAATGCTGTTTCGGCAGAGCTGCAGCAGCGGGTGCGCATGGATATGCCCCCCGTGCGGGCCACGGTGGAAGGCAAGGCCCCCGGTTACGATGCCATTCTTTCGAAATTCCATAATCCCTTCGAGGTGCCTGAGCTGTTCGCGCAGGAAGGATTCTCCGACATCCGCCTGCTCTGGTATCACTACCATCCCGCGTTTCCATGGCTGGAAGGCAGAGATAAGCAGACCTTCCGTGAAGAGGCCATCCGCCTTGAGGGCGAACCGAGCGGCTGGAAAGGCTATTTCCTGTGCTCGGCCTTTGTGGTCGAGGCCGTGCGATGCCCATCCCGATCCGGAGACAGTGCATGA
- a CDS encoding NAD-dependent epimerase/dehydratase family protein: MNQIKGRRILLIGGCGFIGHNMALRLKELGAEVSVIDGLSINNVLAFSSMEHDVVNRELYLHFLNQRQEMLRRAGIQVLIQDARDYHALSRLVALVNPQVVVHLAAVSHANKSNKDPYSTFDHSFRTLENALDACRKTVEHFIYFSSSLVYGHFEGGMVSEDSHCEPLGIYGALKFGGEKLVIAYNQAFGMDYTIIRPSALYGPRCVSRRVGQVFIENALRGTEISIQGDGSDKLDFTCIDDLVAGMTRVIESPNARNEVFNMTYGAACSLKTMADLIEEHFPGVQAKYVPKDKLMPDRGTLCMDKAKKLLDFTPSWPLERGFPEYIKWYKSLPAELFSTGSKSVMYG; encoded by the coding sequence ATGAACCAGATCAAGGGCAGAAGAATCCTTCTCATCGGCGGCTGCGGATTCATCGGACACAACATGGCGCTGCGCCTCAAGGAGCTTGGGGCGGAAGTGAGCGTCATTGACGGCCTGTCCATCAACAACGTGCTCGCCTTCTCGTCCATGGAGCACGATGTGGTCAACCGCGAGCTCTATCTGCACTTCCTCAACCAGCGGCAGGAAATGCTGCGCAGGGCAGGCATTCAGGTGCTCATTCAGGATGCCCGTGATTATCACGCGCTCTCCCGTCTTGTGGCGCTGGTTAATCCGCAGGTTGTGGTGCATCTGGCGGCAGTTTCGCATGCCAACAAGTCGAACAAGGACCCGTATTCCACCTTCGACCATTCCTTCCGCACGCTGGAAAACGCCCTTGATGCCTGCCGCAAGACGGTTGAGCATTTCATCTATTTCTCATCTTCGCTTGTATACGGGCATTTCGAGGGCGGCATGGTTTCCGAGGACTCCCACTGCGAGCCCCTCGGCATCTACGGTGCCCTCAAGTTCGGCGGCGAAAAGCTCGTCATTGCCTACAATCAGGCATTCGGCATGGATTACACCATCATCCGCCCCTCGGCTCTGTACGGCCCCCGCTGCGTGAGCCGCCGCGTGGGACAGGTGTTCATCGAAAACGCGCTGCGCGGGACGGAAATATCCATTCAGGGCGACGGTTCCGACAAGCTGGACTTCACCTGCATCGACGATCTGGTGGCAGGCATGACGCGGGTTATCGAATCACCCAACGCCCGTAACGAGGTCTTCAACATGACCTACGGCGCCGCCTGCAGTCTGAAGACCATGGCCGACCTCATTGAAGAGCACTTCCCCGGCGTGCAGGCGAAATACGTGCCCAAGGACAAACTCATGCCCGACCGCGGCACCCTGTGCATGGACAAGGCGAAGAAGCTGCTCGACTTCACCCCCTCGTGGCCCCTTGAGCGCGGCTTTCCCGAGTACATCAAGTGGTACAAGTCGCTGCCTGCGGAACTCTTCAGCACCGGCAGCAAGTCGGTCATGTACGGGTAG
- a CDS encoding DegT/DnrJ/EryC1/StrS family aminotransferase, with amino-acid sequence MTRTIPFGKPMIGDEEKNAVLQVLDGPMLVHGPRAKAFEASFAAYTGAPHAVSVSSCTAGMHLVWFALGYGPGDEIIVPAQTHAATAHAVEFVGATPVFCDADPKTGNIDIDLLEGLITERTRAICIVHYLGLPVDMDRVNAIAARHSLFVMEDCALAVGTTLNGTHAGLLGDAGSFSFYPVKHMTTAEGGMVTTRHAELAEKVNRMKAFGVDRVVGERKVPGVYDVTMLGYNYRMNEIQAAIGEEQLKKVPMILERRRENYETLHSGLQTIEEVGLFLSTQGGYQSSYYCMSVMLGDGLAQKRPQLMQRLGEMGVGTSVYYPAPVPHMTYYREKYGYDRSCCPVAASISYGSVALPVGPHLTPDDMRYIVDSLKKAISEEK; translated from the coding sequence ATGACTCGTACCATTCCTTTCGGGAAACCGATGATCGGCGATGAGGAAAAAAACGCTGTGCTGCAGGTGCTGGATGGCCCCATGCTGGTGCATGGCCCCCGCGCCAAGGCTTTTGAGGCATCCTTTGCAGCGTATACCGGTGCTCCGCATGCGGTTTCCGTCTCTTCCTGCACTGCGGGCATGCATCTGGTCTGGTTCGCCCTTGGCTACGGCCCGGGCGACGAGATCATCGTTCCGGCCCAGACGCATGCGGCAACGGCCCATGCCGTGGAATTTGTCGGCGCAACTCCGGTATTCTGCGATGCGGACCCGAAGACAGGCAACATCGATATCGACCTGCTGGAAGGCCTGATTACGGAACGCACCCGCGCCATCTGCATTGTGCATTATCTCGGCCTGCCCGTGGACATGGATCGTGTGAACGCCATTGCCGCGCGCCACAGCCTGTTCGTGATGGAAGACTGCGCCCTTGCCGTGGGTACCACCCTGAACGGCACACATGCCGGTCTGCTGGGAGATGCCGGATCGTTCTCCTTTTATCCCGTAAAGCACATGACCACGGCCGAAGGCGGCATGGTGACAACCCGCCATGCGGAGCTTGCGGAAAAGGTAAACCGCATGAAGGCCTTCGGCGTGGACCGCGTGGTGGGCGAGCGCAAGGTTCCCGGCGTGTATGACGTGACCATGCTCGGCTACAACTACCGCATGAACGAAATTCAGGCCGCCATAGGTGAAGAGCAGCTCAAGAAGGTGCCCATGATCCTTGAACGGCGGCGTGAAAACTACGAAACCCTGCACAGCGGCCTGCAGACCATTGAAGAGGTTGGCCTGTTCCTCTCCACCCAGGGCGGGTATCAGAGCAGTTATTACTGCATGTCGGTCATGCTGGGCGACGGGCTTGCACAAAAGCGCCCGCAACTCATGCAGCGCCTTGGCGAAATGGGAGTGGGAACCAGCGTCTATTACCCCGCGCCTGTTCCGCACATGACATATTACAGAGAAAAATACGGTTACGATCGTTCCTGCTGTCCGGTGGCCGCGTCCATCAGCTACGGCTCGGTGGCGCTTCCCGTGGGGCCTCATCTTACACCTGACGACATGCGGTACATTGTTGACTCTCTCAAGAAAGCTATTTCGGAGGAAAAATGA